Proteins encoded together in one Solanum lycopersicum chromosome 7, SLM_r2.1 window:
- the LOC101258875 gene encoding lipoyl synthase, mitochondrial yields the protein MNSRFTSLVSRSLKSNRHHYLLPQLFSSSTATPASPPQYPQTLEGLRHRLAAESPTLSDFTRLQSDNEYSVEVGTKKKPLPKPKWMKEAIPGGEKYTQIKKKLRELKLHTVCEEAKCPNLGECWSGGETGTATATIMILGDTCTRGCRFCNVKTSRTPPPPDPNEPANVAEAIASWGLDYIVITSVDRDDLPDQGSGHFTETVQKLKTLKPHILIEALTPDFRGDPGCVEKVAKSGLDVFAHNIETVEELQSVVRDHRANFKQSMDVLKMAKEYAPAGTLTKTSIMLGCGETPEQVVRTMEKVRAAGVDVMTFGQYMRPSKRHMPVTEYITPEAFENYQVLGTQMGFRYVASGPMVRSSYKAGEFYIKSMIESDRAASLS from the exons ATGAATTCCCGTTTCACATCTCTCGTTTCCCGATCACTCAAATCCAATCGCCACCACTATCTTTTACCTCAATTATTCTCTTCTTCCACCGCTACACCAGCATCTCCACCTCAATACCCTCAAACCCTAGAGGGATTACGCCACCGGTTAGCGGCGGAGTCACCGACGTTATCCGATTTCACTAGACTCCAATCGGATAACGAGTATTCGGTTGAGGTAGGGACGAAGAAGAAGCCGCTTCCTAAACCGAAATGGATGAAGGAAGCTATACCTGGAGGAGAGAAATACACACAGATCAAGAAGAAATTGAGGGAATTGAAGCTTCATACTGTTTGTGAAGAGGCTAAATGCCCTAATTTGGGAGAGTGTTGGTCCGGTGGTGAAACTGGTACAGCTACCGCTACCATCATGATTCTAGGTGATACTTGTACCAGAGGTTGCAG ATTCTGCAATGTGAAGACATCACGCACTCCACCTCCTCCTGACCCAAATGAACCTGCCAATGTGGCTGAGGCCATTGCTTCATGGGGATTGGATTACATTGTGATCACTAGTGTTGACCGTGATGATTTACCTGATCAAGGAAGTGGTCATTTCACTGAGACAGTGCAGAAGTTGAAGACATTGAAGCCACATATACTCATAGAAGCACTGA CTCCAGATTTCAGAGGTGATCCTGGGTGTGTAGAGAAAGTTGCAAAATCTGGATTAGATGTTTTTGCTCATAACATTGAAACTGTTGAAGAGCTTCAGAGTGTAGTACGAGATCATCGTGCTAACTTCAAGCAGTCCATGGACGTTCTGAAGATGGCCAAGGAGTATGCCCCTGCTGGGACATTGACAAAGACATCAATAATGTTGGGCTGTGGGGAAACCCCCGAACAAGTTGTTAGAACAATGGAAAAAGTGCGTGCAGCGGGTGTTGATGTAATGACATTTGGCCAGTACATGAGACCATCAAAGCGGCACATGCCTGTTACTGAATACATAACCCCCGAAGCCTTTGAGAATTATCAAGTTCTCGGCACACAAATG GGATTTCGATATGTGGCTTCTGGCCCCATGGTTAGGTCATCCTACAAGGCAGGGGAATTCTATATTAAATCCATGATAGAATCTGATCGTGCAGCATCGTTGTCTTAG
- the LOC101260953 gene encoding uncharacterized protein, with protein sequence MGSIPSPSRNPNRLSQENDDQYYRIYASFCGKDYTPNMNVSNWISCYHPSTNSWHRLTTIPGLLENQVIKSFAMVSIGETIYVIGGRHYYKAFGDGLDDNYVQETRLGGVRSSVFKYDTRVDTWSTCARLITPRYNFACTCKDGKIFVAGGQTTLDSAEGTSSAEIYDPVKDKWESLPNMSTLRYKSVAVAWQGKIYVVGGFAKRGNSDSQGPYIMERSSAELYDPRQQNWEYVARMWDLDVPPNQIVNVDGKLFSSGDCLKAWKGHIEAYDENLNIWNIVDGSNSPISTSDYTLAKSPPMQRIFCTMAPIGTQLYFLAGYRMPAGETSMTRTEVHVFDTSAIGNGWRAFEPIEEEGEKELCSHCCVLRID encoded by the exons ATGGGTTCGATTCCATCTCCATCACGAAACCCTAATCGATTATCTCAAGAAAATGATGATCAATATTATCGAATTTACGCCTCTTTTTGTGGAAAAGACTATACTCCTAACATGAACGTGTCGAATTGGATATCATGTTACCACCCTTCAACAAATTCCTGGCATCGACTCACTACAATTCCAGGCCTTCTCGAGAATCAAGTGATAAAAAGCTTTGCAATGGTTTCCATTGGCGAAACAATTTATGTAATAGGAGGACGACATTATTATAAAGCTTTTGGTGATGGACTTGACGATAATTATGTTCAAGAAACGAGGCTAGGAGGTGTACGTTCTTCAGTGTTTAAATATGATACGCGTGTGGATACTTGGTCAACTTGTGCACGTTTAATTACACCTAGGTATAATTTTGCGTGTACTTGTAAAGATGGTAAAATTTTTGTTGCGGGTGGACAAACAACGTTGGATAGTGCTGAAGGTACTTCTTCTGCTGAGATTTATGATCCTGTAAAAGATAAATGGGAATCATTACCAAATATGAGTACTTTGAGGTATAAGTCTGTTGCTGTGGCATGGCAAG gtaaAATTTATGTGGTGGGAGGATTTGCTAAAAGAGGAAATAGTGACAGCCAAGGACCATATATCATGGAAAGAAGTTCAGCTGAGCTGTACGATCCACGTCAGCAAAACTGGGAGTACGTGGCAAGAATGTGGGACCTAGATGTTCCACCTAATCAAATAGTAAATGTTGATGGAAAATTATTCAGTTCAGGTGATTGTTTAAAGGCATGGAAAGGACATATTGAAGCCTAtgatgaaaatttaaatatatggaATATAGTGGATGGTTCAAATTCACCAATATCCACGTCAGATTACACGTTGGCAAAGTCACCACCTATGCAAAGAATATTTTGCACAATGGCACCTATTGGGACTCAGCTCTACTTCTTAGCTGGATACAGGATGCCAGCTGGCGAAACATCGATGACGAGGACTGAAGTACACGTGTTTGACACGTCAGCAATTGGTAATGGTTGGAGAGCTTTTGAACCAATAGAGGAAGAAGGAGAGAAGGAACTTTGTAGCCATTGTTGTGTTCTTAGAATtgattaa
- the LOC101258570 gene encoding uncharacterized protein, with the protein MGCCFSSTRKRHRMSPPCSAVNGRDPPPSEEETVKEVLSETPIPKPHHPSPPEVLIDDKVADFPQVKIESTAVVKPRDEIKFESAVVKPREEMKFESTVVMKPEVSEEPSEMCSFTESYSTTATATEKREEDGEVTQRSPIRVHRKRQNTGDLNGVRERSFRSQTGRSAPSPEKRRSPASSRGVQGRGMPQQRRNVGPPNGPRRGPSENGVRRSNSPAKRGTVDARRNVRNRSPAAREAEKPGNQSPARNAENEVSSSKTEKPKEEVSPVTGESLENPLVSMECFIFL; encoded by the coding sequence ATGGGCTGCTGTTTTAGCTCCACCAGAAAACGCCACCGCATGTCGCCGCCGTGTTCCGCCGTGAACGGCCGAGATCCACCACCATCGGAGGAAGAAACTGTCAAAGAAGTTCTTTCTGAAACACCCATTCCCAAACCCCACCACCCCTCACCACCAGAAGTCCTAATCGACGACAAAGTAGCTGACTTTCCTCAAGTCAAAATTGAATCGACGGCTGTCGTTAAACCCAGAGATGAAATCAAGTTTGAATCAGCTGTTGTTAAACCCAGAGAGGAAATGAAGTTTGAATCTACGGTTGTGATGAAACCGGAAGTATCTGAAGAGCCTTCGGAGATGTGTAGCTTTACTGAAAGCTATTCCACGACGGCGACGGCGACGGAGAAGAGAGAGGAAGATGGAGAAGTAACACAGAGGTCACCGATTAGAGTACATAGGAAGAGGCAAAACACTGGAGATCTCAATGGAGTTAGAGAGAGAAGTTTTCGGTCTCAGACGGGAAGATCGGCGCCGTCGCCGGAGAAAAGAAGGTCGCCGGCTTCGTCAAGGGGAGTACAGGGGAGGGGAATGCCGCAACAAAGGCGTAATGTGGGACCCCCAAATGGACCCCGACGAGGTCCCAGCGAAAATGGGGTTCGGCGGTCAAATTCTCCGGCGAAACGTGGAACGGTGGATGCACGTCGGAATGTGAGAAACAGAAGTCCGGCGGCGCGTGAAGCAGAAAAACCTGGTAATCAATCGCCGGCGAGAAACGCCGAGAATGAGGTAAGTAGTAGTAAAACTGAAAAACCCAAAGAAGAAGTTTCGCCGGTAACCGGCGAATCACTTGAAAATCCTCTGGTTTCTATGGAATGCTTCATTTTTCTATAG